In Verrucomicrobiales bacterium, the genomic window AAGTGCCCAATGTGCGAACCGGGCATTACAGCCAGTGGACTGGGATCACGTGGGAGGAAGACAAAATGCCGGGGGCCAAGGATCCCCACTACCGCGCGATCTTTGACGAGCTTGGGAGGATGATGGTGATGATCTGCCACAATACGGACAACGGAGATGGTTGGGAGCAAGAGGGAGCAAGCGAATACTTTTTCAAAGAGTTTTCAGAAAAACAGTCTTACCCCTTGGGCATCAACATACTCTTCTACGCCCTGACTCATTGACCGACTACTGTCAGAGCTCTCGGGTTCCCTCTCCCTGACATACCCAGCCAGGCATCCGCTGCCGCCCGAAGTATCCCTCTAATGCCATCCCAGCTAAAGGCCCCAACGTAACTTCCGATGTTACTTCTGTGTGGGTGACCCTTTTGGAATGAAGCTTGGGTTAGGAAATAGTCAGCTCGAAGAGACGACCTGCTCATCACAAAGGCGATTCGAACGTCCCGTTGCTCGGGACAGAGACGGGCCGAGTCGCATTAAGCCAATCCGGTCGACGCGCGAAGATTCATGAATAAGCCACCAGGAGAAGGAAGGCCGAGGGAATCAAACCCGAAGCTGAACGACCGGAGTGCACGACTGATCAACGGAGTCCGTCAGGCTGTGGGACAATTGGGAAGGTGGGCACTTGCTCTATTCAGGTCTCGACGCAAAGGCCACAAGCAAACCTCGAAATCCCTGCACACCCCGGAGCTTGTTGAGTTATTCGTTCAGCTAGGACAGCAACGGGATAAGCTTAAGACCGTCGGCCAACACATCGAGGCTCAGTTCCTCGAGATCTTTTCTGATCTGGAACGACTACCAAACGAGAGTGATTTGCTCGTCGCTCACTCCGAGAAAATGGTAAAATTAGCCTCAGGGAATGAGCAGGGGGAACCCACGTTGGAAAAAACCTTGAGCATACTGAGAGCCCCGCTCGACTACGTAGACAACTACCAGAGAACCACATCCGAGCTGCTCGACGTGCTTCGCAAGCGCACCGAGCAGATTCAACGAATGTTGTTGAGCGAGGAGGAGCTCCAGAGGACGGTGGCACCGCTCAAGTTTATTAGGACCATGTACCGGGTGGAGTCCGCAACCCTGGGCAATGAGGTGCAGAGCATGTTCCTTGCGCTGACGGAGGAGATTCAGACACTGCAGCAACAAGTCAACCAAACCTTTGCTGCTAAATTTGACATTCTGAGAGCGAACCAACGAAGTATGGACGCCCTGATCAGGCGATTGAATCAGCAGACGAACGAGCAGGGGGCGCTGATGAAACAGAAACGATCTTACATCTCGAAAGCAGTGCAGGATTTGAACCAGGATCTCGAAATCAATCGTAAAAAGGATATCAAGCTCACCCAAGTGACCAATCGCATCTCCTCTGAGGTGGTGAAGTTGGTGTTCAGCCTTCAGGCACAGGACGTCGTCGCGCAGAAGATTGCCCACGTTCTCTCGGCACTAGATGGTATGGAAAGACAGGCCAACTCAGACCTGCGGTCCGATGAACCGGACAAACAAAACGCATCAATCCTTTATCTCTATCAGGCGGCAGGCGTCGAGGCCGCACAACTTAAGGCGGTTGCGGAAAACCTTCGGCAAACCGACACAGCGTTGTGTGGTTCCCTCGATGTCATACTCGGCCAAGTTAAGGCTTTGGATTTGGATTGCGTGTCGCTCACCGAGTTCGATCAGGTCACTGTTGGGGCATCGGGCCTCGTACAGACGCTGCTCGACAGTCTCTCCGAGGTGCAGAGTATGGTAGAAGGAGCTGTCGCAAGCGCCAAGGATGCATTCGATGCCATTCGCCCTATGGGAGGCCAGGCCAGCAACGTCACCGCGGTCATGCGCGACCTCTCGGCTCGCATCAAACTCATCGCGTTGAACGCACAAGTGCAGGCAGCCCACATCAAGTCAGGAACCGGGTTGGAGGTTTTGGCAGCTCAGACAGCTGACATAGCCAACGTGATCGGAAATATCAGCAGTGGGATCGCCGAAGAATTGGACGCCTTCACCAAACACCTCGATCAGCTAGTGGAAACCTTCGGTAACCTGTACGAGACTGGGACGGCCGGGCATCAGCAATGGTTGGTGGAGTTCCGCGCTCAAGAGAAGGAACTCCACACGTATCGTGATGAGGCTCTCTCCGAGCTCACCCATATCGGCTCAGCTTCAGATCGGCTGCGAAAGCTAGCCCACAACATGCGTTCGAGGGTCCAGCTCAAGGAGCTGGCCGATGATCGAGTCGAGCTCCCCTCGACGACCCTCCTCACCTTACAAGAGATGATGACCCCATGGGTTAAGGATATCCCTGAGCACGAAACCAAGATGGCATACACCCGGTCCTACACCATGGAATCGGAGCGCCTCATTCATGAAAACGTCCTCACTGGCAAAAGCGACACACTTGCAGGCGCAACGGACGCATCCCAGCTCGGGGCCGATCGTATGAAGCTCGTCGGAGCAGCGGAGAACAGCGGGGACTTGGTGCTCTTTGACGATTTTTCCTCGCCAAGCGCCAGCGATGCAGCTGCCTCACCATCGCCCAACGAAACTTCGCCCACGGAACAAACGTCTTCTCCCGATGCCGGCCTCGCGGCTGGAGTCAACGCGTCGACCTCAAGCGCGCCCTCCACCGAACGCTCCACCACTCCCGCCACCAAGCTCGCCGACAACATAGAGTTGTTTTAATCCTTGGCGAATCTCGGCGTATAAAAAGTTTTTCTAAAGCCTCCGTCGGTCACGCCGATTCATCATTGTAGAAGGAAACGGTAACGAAGGCGTCTGGGTGGAACGAGACCTCAATTCGCTAACGGTTTTCTAAGTTCTAGAGCAGTTCGCTGTTCGAACGAGTAGGCAAACCGCAACTGCTGACAGCTCTCAAGCATTATGGGTAAAACGATCATCACGGTGGACGATGCCTCAACGATGAGGAAAATGATCAGCTTCACGCTGAAGGCGGCCGGTCACGAGATTCTCGAAGCGGGGGATGGGATCGAGGCACTCGGAGCGCTCAAAGGTCGCACCGTGGATCTGGTGATCACAGACGTGAATATGCCCAACATGGACGGCATCACGCTCACTCGAAACCTCCGCTCCCTCCCACAGTTTCAGAAGACACCCATCATTCTTCTAACGACGGAATCCTCGCCCGAGAAGAAGGCCGAGGGCAGAGCCGCTGGCGCAACCGGTTGGATCGTAAAACCATTCCAGCAAGAACAACTCCTTGCGGTCGTCTCCAAGGTTCTCGGCGCATGATCGCGATCCCCACTCCATTCATTGCCCCTTAAAACTCTAATAACGCCATGCCCACGAACGACGAACTCCAGCAGCAGCTCATCAAGGATCTTCTCATCGAAAGTGCTGACGGTCTCGACCGCTTTGATCGGGAAATGCTCGCCCTCGAAAATGGGCAAGGCAATCCCGAGACCCTGAACGTGGTCTTCCGCGTCATCCATACCATCAAGGGCACGGCCGGATGCCTCGGGCTGTCAAAAATCGAGTCGGTCGCGCACGTCGGGGAGAATCTTCTGGATGCCCTCCGCGGTGGAAAGATCACCCTCCACAAGGAGATGATCACGACGCTCCTCTCCTACGCCGATGCCCTCCGCCAGATGCTCAAAAGCATCGAAGATACCGGTTCCGAAGGAAGTGCGGA contains:
- a CDS encoding response regulator; translated protein: MGKTIITVDDASTMRKMISFTLKAAGHEILEAGDGIEALGALKGRTVDLVITDVNMPNMDGITLTRNLRSLPQFQKTPIILLTTESSPEKKAEGRAAGATGWIVKPFQQEQLLAVVSKVLGA